The Candidatus Baltobacteraceae bacterium DNA window TACGTCGGAATCAGCTCGTCGCCGATCTTCATCAGCTTGCCGAACTGCTCGGTAGCCGGCTCGGTGATGCCGACGTAGTTGCCCAGCGACTTGCTCATCTTCTTCTGACCGTCGAGCCCGACGAGCAGCGGGACCGTCGCACAGATTTGCGGCATTTGTCCCGACTCGCGCTGATAGTGCCGGCCGAGTAAGAGATTGAAAAGCTGGTCGCTGCCGCCGAGCTCGACGTCGGCCTCGATCGCGATCGAGTCGTACGCCTGCGCGACGGGATACAGAAATTCGTGCAGCGCGATCGGCGTGCCGGCCGAGTAGCGGTTGTGGAAGTCGTTGCGCTCGAGCATCTGCGCGACGGTCGTCTTCGACAGCAGCTTGATGAGATCGCCCAGCGACAGGCGGTCGAGCCACTCGGAGTTGTAGCGAATCGAGATGCGTTCGAGATCGAGCACCTTGCCCGCTTGCGCCCGGTACGTCTCCATGTTTGCTTCGATTTCTTCGGCGGAAAGCTGCGGACGCGTAACGTTCTTCCCGCTTGGATCGCCGATACGAGCGGTCCCATCGCCGATAATGAGCGTCACCTGGTGACCGGCCTCGGCGAAGCGCTGCAGCTTGTGCAGCACGACCATGAAACCCAGATGGAGGTCGGGGCTCGTCGGATCGATGCCGAGCTTGACACGCAATGGGCGTCCGAGCGCGAGTCGCGCGCGGAAATCTTCCACCGTTTCGACGTGTTCGAAACCGTCGAGCAGCTCCTCAGGCGTTGCGGTCATGAGCGAGAGGATGCGGCGGCGCTTTCAGTTCCGGAGACTCCATTTCCGCGATGAGATTGGCAACGAGACCGGTCCATCCGGTCTGGTGCGACGCGCCTAATCCGGCGCCCGTGTCGCCGTTGAAATACTCGTAGAAGAGTGCATACTCCCGCCAATGCGGATCCTCTTGCAGCTTTCGGTGGGCACCCGCGAAGGGACGCCGGCCGCCGGCATCCTTCGTAAAAATAGAGACCAAGCGCCGTCTCAGCTCGTCGGCTACTTCGTCCAGCGATATCCGCCGGCCCGAACGAGTCGGGAACTCGACGGTGAACTCCTTGCCCAGATACTGGTGATACATTCGCAACGAACGGATGATCAGGAAGTTGATGGGAAACCAAATCGGACCGCGCCAGTTGGAGTTGCTTCCAAACAGTTCCGTTTCCGATTCGGCGGGCTCGTAACCCACGCGAAACGCCATACCGTCGGCCGAAAGCCCGAAGGGCTGCTCGCGATGAATCTTGGAGAGCGCGCGGATGCCGTAGGGGCTCAGAAACTCGTCCTCGTCGAGCAGCCGCGCGAGGATGCTTTCTAAACGCTTGGAGTCGACGACGGCCGCCATCTGCCGGTTCTGCGGTCCAACGACTTCGAACGTCTTCGCGAAGTCGGCTAAGTCGGGACGCCGGTCGAGCGTCCAAATCAAACGGTCCCTCACGCGAAGCAGCGGTCCGGTACCATCGCGTTCGCCGACGATAATCGCAAAGAGCGGGATCAACCCCACGACCGACCGGATCCGCATCGGCTCGCGTTCGCCGTTCGGGAACTGCATGTAATCGTAGTAGAACCCGTCTTCTTCGCACCACAGGCCGCCCCCGTACGAATGGATCGCCGAGTAAATGTAGATGAAGTGCGTCAAGAACTTCGCGAACATGTCCAGATACGTCGCGTCTTGCTCGGCGAGCTCGCCGGCCATTTCCATCATGGAGGCGCAGAACATCGCCATCCAGCTCGTTCCGTCGGATTGGTCGAGGCGATAGCCGGGCGGCAACGCTCCGCGATCGACCGCCCCGATGTTGTCGAGTCCCAGGAATCCGCCTTGGAATACGTTGTTGCCTTCGGCGTCCTTACGATTGACCCACCACGTAAAGTTCAACGCGAGCTTCTTGAACATGCGTTTGAGAAAGTCGCGGTCGCCCGCTCCGTAGAGACGCCGCTCGACGTTATAGACGCGCAGCGCCGCCATCGCCAGCACCGGCGGATTGACGTCGCTAAAGGCCCACTCGTAAGCCGGAATCTGCCCGTTGGGATGCATGTACCATTCCATGGTCAGCAGCTCGAGCTGATTTTTGGCAAAGTCGGGATCGATTAATGCCAGAGTTATCGCGTGAAAGCCGAGATCCCACGACGCGTACCACGGGTACTCCCACTTGTCGGGCATCGAGATCACGTCGTGGTTGTAGAGATGAATCCATTCGTGATTGCGGCCGTGCCAGCGCGAATCCGGCGGTGCGGGGCCGGCCGGATCGCCGCTGAGCCACTCGAAGACCGAGTAGCGGTAGAGTTGTTTCGACCATAGCATTCCGGCAAACGCTTGACGCTGCACCGCGAGCAGTTCGCGCGACGTCGACGGCGTTCCGAGTCCCGCGTAAAAGCGATCGGCTTCGGCAACGCGCTCGTCAAAGACGCCGTCGAACCCAGCACCGAGCGGATCGGCGTCAACGGCATTGCACATGCGCATACGCAGCACGCGCTTTTCGCCGGGCCCGAGCACGAGACGATAATATGCCGCAGCCTTCGTCCCCGTTCGCTCCGGATTGACTGCCCCCTGATCGCCGTGAACGACGTAAGCGTCGAACCCGTCTTTTGTGAACGGCGTTGCGTTCGGCACGCCCCAAAGGGCCTCGAAGTTGGTATCGTTCTCCGTAAACAGCGGCGTGGCGCCGGCTTCGCAGTAGAGGTACCGGTTACCGAGCTTCTTATCGAGGGCGCGAAAGACCAGCATTTCGTCGCGCCCGTCGTCCAGTAAAATCGAAGGCTTCTTCGGATGGCTCCCGCCGACCCAGGCCCACATATTTCTAAACCACCACGTCGGCAACGCGTGCAGCTCCGCCGGCGCCGATCCCCGGTTGACCACCGTCAAACGGATGAGCATGTCGTCGGGCGCCGCCTTCGCGTATTCCATGAAGATGTCGAAATATTCGTCGCGATCGAAAATGCCGGTGTCGATCAACTCGAACTCGGGCTCCTTGCGGGTCCGGCGCGCGTTTTCGGCGCGCAGGCGCGCGTAGGGGAACTCCGCTTGCGGATATTTGTAGAGCGCCTTCATGTAGGCGTGCGTCGGCAAATTGTCGAGGTAGAAGTAGTATTCCTTGACGTCTTCGCCGTGATTGCCCTCGGCGTTCGTGAGGCCGAAATAGCGCTCTTTCAAAAACGGATCGGCGCCGTTCCAAAACGCAAACGCAAAGCAGAGATACTGGCGGTCGTCGGAGACTCCGGCGATGCCGTCTTCGCCCCATCGATACGCGCGCAAGCGCGCTTGATCGAACGGAAAGGATTCCCAGGCGGTCTGTCCGGCGCTGTAATCTTCGCGCACCGTGCCCCATTGGCGGTCGCTGAGATACGGTCCCCAGAAGCGCCAATCTGCAATGCCGGTCCGCGCTTGGTATAAGCGTTCGCGTTCCGGATTGCCCTCGATGACTTTCACGTAAGGAGCTTACGAAAGGTCGACGATCGTGACTCCATGGGATCCCTCGTTTTCGTTACCGTAACGAACGCTCTTTACCGACGGATGCGCGCGCAAATACTCCTGCAAGCCTCGCCCGAGCATCCCGGTTCCCTTTCCATGGATCAATCGCAGCGGCGAGTTCCCGGCCAACACGGCTTCGTCGATCCACCGCTCCACGAGAGGCTCGGCCTCCACGAAGCGTTTTCCACGCACGTCTAATTCGGCGAGCGCTCGACTTGCCGCTTCCATGCGGGCCGCCTGTGCCCCCGCCGCTCGCTCGGGTTTCGGCCGAGCTCCTCCTCCTTCGCGTCTTACGTCGCTCTTTTTGACGACCGTTTTCATCGGCCCAATCGCCACCAGCAGCGTGTCGCCGTAATCCTCGGCGACGCTGCCGCTTTGGCCCAACGAGCCGACCCGCACGCGGTCACCGGGTGCAAAGCTTCCGGCGTCGCCCTCGGGGCCGGCTTCCGGCTCGATACCGAGATCGCGATGGATCGCATCGAGCGTCTGTGCGAGCAGGGTCGACTGCGACGGGGTCACCTTCGCGCGTCCGCGCCCGCCCGATTCCTCGGCGCGACGCTCGAGCTCGCGCACAAACTCCCGTAATGCCTGCGCAACGCGCTCGTCGGCCTTCTCCGCGAAGGCGCGGCGCT harbors:
- the tyrS gene encoding tyrosine--tRNA ligase, which encodes MTATPEELLDGFEHVETVEDFRARLALGRPLRVKLGIDPTSPDLHLGFMVVLHKLQRFAEAGHQVTLIIGDGTARIGDPSGKNVTRPQLSAEEIEANMETYRAQAGKVLDLERISIRYNSEWLDRLSLGDLIKLLSKTTVAQMLERNDFHNRYSAGTPIALHEFLYPVAQAYDSIAIEADVELGGSDQLFNLLLGRHYQRESGQMPQICATVPLLVGLDGQKKMSKSLGNYVGITEPATEQFGKLMKIGDELIPTYARLAAFRSKAECDRLAAALQSGDVKAMDAKKDVASDIVARYHGAQAAREACEHFERTVQRKELPSGELRELAAGDAVRIVDLLVQAGFAESRRAAERLISGNGVKVDGIVVNDPKAVWTASEPAVLSVGSRKFVRIRREKD